A stretch of DNA from Manihot esculenta cultivar AM560-2 chromosome 7, M.esculenta_v8, whole genome shotgun sequence:
TCTCATTCATCCGAATCAAcatggcagggacaggtggcctaATTATAGACAGTtcgttatacgtcactagcagataAAAGATGGATTGTCCTTCTCTAGGTCTAAATTTTTCTAAGTGAACAGAACCattgtaaaatcctatttttCTGGATTTTAAATTACCAATACTTATATagcatgataaaaatattatataaaagtatatataaataataattaagataatgtttacatgcatattatctaatattaattaactttaaaaatacattaaataattatttgatttctgttttgtcaaatacttaattttttttcttaataatatgtaattttaaaatttacataaattaaataattattatttttaaaattaaataattttaattttaaataaaaaaattaaaacaaatttaaaaataaatggactaaataattaattttattaaactataagGACTAAAACCCATCTTTCCCTTCAATTTTGCATCAAGATAATGATAGTGAATGAAGAATGGATAAACTCTGACGTAAGAGCCTTGTAGGAGAATGGAGGGACACCTGGCCCTTCGGCTTTGTCTTAGGCCTTTGGGTCCCACACTTTTTAAGGAGGCATCATGGTGTTGTTAGGGCACAATGGATTAATTATTTTTGAGGCAGAATTACAATCGTATCtctaaatttttacaaaatttattagtttatcttaaatttcaaattatttaattaaaatattattatacttttatttagAACGTAATtacttttacttttaaatttgcTTATCATGTactcataatttattaattttaccattttattaagagtttgagttgatttaaattattgagattcgaaattaatatattttgatattgATCTACATCAATAGTCCCCTCTACTTTTTAAATCTGTAAGTTCGATACTAGATGGTTTCTTTTGACGAATTTGTGGCCTTACGGAATTTTGCCAATAAAATGCCTTAATAATTCACTTTGATAAACTTATCACTTTGTAAAATTCTGGCAACGAAATGCCTTAGTGGTTCCCTTCTGCATAGTGAAATTTTGATGGTTCCCTTTGATGAATTTATCGTCATGtagaatatttttaatagttCCTTTTGATAGACTTATCGCGCTGTGGGATTTTGGTGATGAATTCCCTTTATATCTCTTTTGATGAGCCTATCGCATTGTGAAATTATTGCGATGAAttatcttgattttttttttgacaaatttatcGTGCCGTGAGATTTTAACAAtgaattgttttaatttttccttTGATAAACCTATCGCCTTGTGGGGTTCAGCAATGATGTGTCTTAATTTTTCCCTTGACGAACTTGtcactaggggtgagcattcggtcggttcggttcaaaactgaaccgaaccgaataaaccgaaaaccgaaatttgagtatttatgaaaaccgaaccgaatcgattttggtcagaaaccgaatcgaaccgaaccggtctgattcggttcggttcggtttgatcggtttcgatttttaataatttttttattttttacactttatttttaatattttaaaatttaattaaaatattttaattttaatatgatttaatttctatatattattgaaaaaacatattattattactaatcggttcggttcggttttttcggtttttttctgatcaaaactgaatcgaaccgaaataaccaaaatttttgaaattgaaaaccgaaccgaactgaaatatataaaaaaccgaaccaaattttcaaatcgattcggttcggtcggttttttcggtttgaaccgaatactgctcacccctacttgtCACCTCGTGAGGTTATTCTTCCCTTAACAAACTTTTTCTCCttgtgagattttttttctcttaatgaACTTGTCGACTTATGAGATTCTTCTTACTTTGATAAATTTGTCGCCTTGTAGAATTTTTCTCTCCTTGATAAACTTATCGTCCTGtgaaattattctttttttgaTAAACTTATCACTTGTGGAATTCTACTTCTTCCCTTGACGAATTTTTTACTTTGTgggattttttttccttttgacaAACTTATCACCTTATAAGATTTTTCTTCTCTTGTCTAACTTGTCACCTTGCAATATTCTGGAAATGAGttgttttgattttaaaaattcagtaaAACTAGCGAAAGGAtaaggaaaataaattttttaaatttcatttgtaaaattaattattatacaaaatatttttatgaatttccTTAATACTCGTTAAGAATTAAGatataaagttataaaaatttaatttacatgAATAACCCATAATGATACCTAGCCTTAAATTTATTGTATGGCGATGGGAAAAATTTTTTAGCGATAGAAAGTTTTTGTCACAGAGGCCAAATTTCTAATAAAGTGTGggataaatataaatttgttgTGAAAGATTTTTACAATGGGACAAAATTCTTTAGCGGTGGAAATTTTTTGCTTCGGAAgtctagatttttaaaaaagtatgaGTTATAAATTTGTTGTTGGAGTTTTTGCAACGGAACAAAACTATTTAGCGACGGAAAATTTTGTCGCTGAaacctaaattttataaaagtgtTAAATACATACAAGGTTGTTATGGAAGTTTTTGCGACGAAATAAAACCCTTTAGTGATGGAAATTTTTCGTCACAGAAATCCAAATTTCCGAAAAAGCATgagatataaaaatttattgatggcAGGTGTAACGCGTGTCTTGAATGTTACTTATAGGATCTTGATACATTTACGTTCCAATAGTTTCACActcaagaaaattaattaataaatttttttaattaaaaaaattattttaaaaaaacaacttttaaaaaaaaaacatcatttttttatcttttaaaatcttattaaattttttatatatatttattaaaaaataaaaaaagttattttatatgaaattacTTGTGTGGTCAATAGGCCACGCATCCCATGCAGGTGTATAAAGCCAATTAAAAATCATCATATTTTAATTGAAGGCACATGCATTGCATAGATAATAATGCAAATTGGATCTCGTAAATTGTGATtatctttattaattaatattaggaTCTAATAATTAAAGCAATTAAACAACTAATCATCTACAACAATATCACTTCCTTCACATTTTGAGTCAACGGTGTCACTCACAACCTTTCTTTAATATAATTAGGGCGAACAGCTGTTCAAATCGAAAATATCGATTGAACTgaatcgatttaaaattttagttcgattttttatacatttcgattcggttcgattcgatttttaattttaaaaatttcggttatttcagttcggtttggttttaatcagaaaaaaattgaaaaaatcaaatcaaaccgattagtgataataatatgttttttcaataatatagagaaattaaatcatattaagattaaaatattttaattaaattttaaaatattaaaaataaagtgtaaaaaataaaaaaaaattattaaaaatcgaaaccgatcaaaccgaatcgaatcgaatcagaccggttcagttcgattcaatttctgaccaaaatcgattcggttcggttttcataaacactaaaatttcgatttttgatttattcagttcggttcggttttaaaccgaaccgactgaATGCTCACTCCTAAATGTAATTACTATATGAAAATGCTAAGCCACCATTAGAATTTAATTGTAATATTCGattcaaaattgaattaaattaaataaatcaaaaattaaaatatcagtatttataaaaattgaatcgaattttaaatcgaatcgaattgatagaaattttattatcattgcAGAATTGACCGGACAATAATAGTTATAGTTAAGAGTAATATCTGAATATAaccaattaaataaaataatgtcaATTTGAATGTAAGTAAAATGATTTGAACTTCAATCTTATATCTAAGTATCATATTTGATTCGAATAATAAatatacattatttattttgtatcatatttgatttgaataataaatatatgttatttattttaatttaacaataTGAATGTaggatatatttaattattactttaattatatttaaaaataatgattaaaaaaataaatttatttattaccaAAAAATCAAGGTGCTAAAAATTAACGGACAATAAGGAAGACTAACTTATCTTGCTAAACAATCACGGCCAAGAAAGTCCCTCAATATCTAGTTGCACAATCTCAGCTACCTCTGAAAGAGGGAAGAGACACCGCTGATATCCTCCACCGACCACACATCCAAATTGGCTAGACAATCAACAACCTGATTTGCTACGGTGGACGTGGACAAACACAACTTGCCATGGCCTTCGCAAAAGAACTCAATACTGAAAAAGTGGTGATACTCTTGACCGTTCTCCAGTTTGATGTTATAGCTTTAGTTACTACTGAAAGAATAATCTTTCCGACTAAGTTGGGTTAGCAACGGCAGCGAGAGGTTCAAAGAAGTTGAGCAACACATTTCTGGAAGCTGTATTGAGTAGGGTATTGGATCAAGTTTTTTCGGATCTAGggtttgtttttttaaattattttctttaattgagCTCTACTATCAATCTATATATTATATTAGGAGTATTCTGATTATCTTTAACAGAAAGttggaataaattttaaatatttcttagCTAATATACTTAAATGATGATATAGAAAGTTCTTCAATAACTCAAAACACAGACATATCATAACACcacatcatagcataacatcattGCATGCTTACAGCTTAAACAACAAATACATAGAAAATCTTTCATTCACTaacaataaagaaaataaatgatttGCAAACTTCTACAAACACCACATCATCAAGTTTTCCTCAATATCTCAAGAACACAAGCTAACTGtaagagagagacagagacagaTAATTGAACAGTTAAAAAAAATGATCTCAGTAACACTACAACTAAACAAATCTATCCTACAACATAATACATAACAAATCGTATCAAGTTTAGAAGAATAAAAAAGGTCTTTGCAGTGATGACAATGGCACCGACAATCGAAATGATAATGCAGATATCTAAGTCTTAGCtgatattttttgtttttgaatttcttttttctcaCTAGTACTTAAAAATGAAGTTTCTTGTGTTCAGTCCTACCTGCTGCTTTCTCCATTGATAACTTTTTCTGTGTGCACTTCTAAGTTTTTAATGACATTGGATTCCACCCTTGGAGGACcagaatgcctccttggtccgGCTGGGGAAGCAGGAAACAAAAGCCGCTTCTTTGCAGATCCCACTGATGACTTTTCCGGAGTCCCATTCTTCTCTATCCCCAAGGGGCTTGGTAACCGGGATTTTGCCCTTGCTGAATGTGTTGGTGCCATGTAACTAGGAACTGAGGGTGAGCTTGCAAGGCTTTCATCGTCTCTTACTGATGATCCTGCTATGCTATGCCTCCTATATCGCGCGGACTGGCAACTGAACAAGCTCCTTGAGTCATCATCCGCAACAAAGCTACTTCCTTTTGGACTTGGTGGCTTTGTTTTCCCTGCCACTGATGACATAGAAGGCGCTtttgaaggagttgaaggagaTTGGAGACTGGGAGGTCGGTTAGACATTTGAGCACCAGGTGAAGTCTTATTATCATGGTTGAAATCTCGACGAGAGTAAGCTCTACTGATTTCACCAATAGACATCGCACGGCTTGTTGAGCTTTTAGCAGAAGAACGGTCATTATTATCTATTGTGTTCCGGCTCTCCCAAGGCCGGGCTGCCATCCATCTTTCTAACCAACTCCAACCCCAGTGTGGATTATTTGGATCCATAAATGTTGGATTTGCTGATTTTGAAGAGTTCTTCCATGTTTGCTGTTCCAAAAATTATCATGTGTAAGTTATGAAAGAAAGTTTAATTTTCTCAACAAATGGTACATGCAGATTGTTCAGCTCCATAAGATATGCTACTTTTGAAGAGTTCATCAATATTTGCCATTAAATGCCATAAACTCTTActtcccccccccccaaaaaaaaatttgcaatctaatttcttttgttttttctttttttcatatcatgcaggACCTCTGGCCTACTCAATACTATATTAGAATCTTAAAAATAGAGTTTTACTTGTAAGCCCAAAAAAGGATGATACTAAAATCACCCTCAACTCATTCAAAAAAGAAAGTGCAATAACAGGAAGAACCCATAATGGTAATGTTAACTCCTCCCTAGTTTCCAtacgaaattaaaaaaataataataattaagagaGGGTAAAGGACGAGGAAAATATAATTTGCATTTCAGCATATTAGcatttaaaaaaggaaaaaacaaaaCTCTAGTTACCTGATGAGAAAATGCATAAGCCAATGCCCTTTCTCTTCTCATAGCAGCTTCTTGCTTGTGCAGCAAGCTTGCTTCAATTTGCTCCTTTGACTGCAAGGTATCATTCCACTGATCTCCAATCTGATGGAAAAGATGAAATTTTACTCCACATGAACATAAGATGTTTCACATCTTTCAAGGCCAAGAATAAAAAACAATTACATTTATTTGAtgtaaaaaaggaaaagaagaacaTCATATCAAGTTTCCCTCAAAAGGATGTTCTGTTACTTGACAAAAGTACTTTAACCAAAAATGAGCAATTTATGAAAGGGCCCCAGGGGGGAGTATTGAAACAAGGAATATGAGATGAAGTTCTAAGACAATAATTTAGAACTAGTTTACAGCAACAAGAAAAGGCAGCAAAGGTGAGAGTGGGGAAAGCAAGAAACTGGCTGTTTGTTGCCAAGTTCAGGAGTAAATTTTGACGTTCATCTCATCGTAAATCAAAAGCGGAAAAAAAAAGGTTTATTCTCCTAAATCCATGAGTCAGCCATTAATATTAAAGTTCAGAGGATAGCAGGAAAAAGATTAACATTTGCAAACTGTGTCAAGGTTGAACCAAAAGAAGGCAATACAATAGCAATGACAAATTGTCGATAATGAGCATTACCTAGTTGCAGAAAGGCATGCATATATATACAAAACAACTGATGAACTcaaatttaaaagtataaatgAGCATACTTACAGCATGTCTCAACTTCTCAAGCTCTTTCTCATGTTTTTGTTGGAGCTGCCTCTGCAAGGCCTGGTTCTCCTCTGACATTCTGATCCTCCTTGCACGAATTTGAGACTGCACTCGAGCAAGAGTCTGCATTGCTCGTAAGGTGTTAGTTGCTTGCCGTCTGACAGACTGGCCTTGTATTAATGTCTTCAATCTCACCAACCCTCTCAAAGCTCGCAATGCCCTCCTTGCCTGAAAACATAATAGAAAGAACTTATTTTATGTATAGCTTAGCTGATCATAGATGAGATTTATAGGGAAGAAAATATTAGAGTTTATCATGGCACTTTAATTAGCATGACATGTTCTATATGTTTCAATCCTTCAGTGACATTATGAAAAGTGATGAAATTTTTCAGACACGCAaatgcagagagagagagagaggagagagacagagagagagattaaCCTAAAAACCTACAACTATCTCTAGTCTTTTCCCCAGAATGCAGAAAAAGTCAGCATTCTCCAAGCAGAACTAAACACCAAATGCATCTAACTTTTACCGCGTGAAAACATCCGAGGACTTTATTAGAAAGGAATAAAATAGAAATCCTTGGAAGGAAAAAGGAACATACCAAGTATCCTCTGAATGCTGTTTGGATCCTGATAGCAGCTATTTCCTCCCTTGATTTTCCAGAATAACGGGCCACACTAGTAAGCCGAACAACCTCAGCAGCAGCATGGGCTGCAGCAACAGCTGcctcagcagcagcagcagtggCAAGTGCCACAGAATAAGCATGCTTGCTCTGTTCATTCTCAGCTTCAATTAATTTCACATCTTCTATAGGGGGAGGAAGAGGAGGTGGAGGGGCAGGAGCATCAAGTAAGGTAGTTTCTTCATATTTAGAATCAACTGGATCTAGATTCTTCTCTTGTTTCTTTGATTTGGATTTCTAGTTAAATAGAGAAGCacccaattttaattttagataatcaACAAATCTAAATAGTTAAAAGGT
This window harbors:
- the LOC110619442 gene encoding protein IQ-DOMAIN 3, with the protein product MGKKGTWFSAVKKALSPKKSKSKKQEKNLDPVDSKYEETTLLDAPAPPPPLPPPIEDVKLIEAENEQSKHAYSVALATAAAAEAAVAAAHAAAEVVRLTSVARYSGKSREEIAAIRIQTAFRGYLARRALRALRGLVRLKTLIQGQSVRRQATNTLRAMQTLARVQSQIRARRIRMSEENQALQRQLQQKHEKELEKLRHAIGDQWNDTLQSKEQIEASLLHKQEAAMRRERALAYAFSHQQTWKNSSKSANPTFMDPNNPHWGWSWLERWMAARPWESRNTIDNNDRSSAKSSTSRAMSIGEISRAYSRRDFNHDNKTSPGAQMSNRPPSLQSPSTPSKAPSMSSVAGKTKPPSPKGSSFVADDDSRSLFSCQSARYRRHSIAGSSVRDDESLASSPSVPSYMAPTHSARAKSRLPSPLGIEKNGTPEKSSVGSAKKRLLFPASPAGPRRHSGPPRVESNVIKNLEVHTEKVINGESSR